The window GCGAAATTCCTGATGGTCTCTCTCTTGACTTGGTTTGTGAGAATATCAAATCAGCTCTTGCGGGTGATGGTTATCGTGGTAAACTGTCAATCCATGCTTATTGTGAGATGAAAAAGAGCGAAGCCATTGTGCCGTCAGAGTTTGAATCCTCTGGAATTGAGCTCGTACGCGCAGGTGAATTCCCTCACTCACTTTAGCTTAATAAGAGCATGATTAGTGGGGATTGCTTTCATTGTTTCTCTTGTAAATGAGGCccaaaaacctaattaaaaattcatttttcgTCTGTTAAAAAGAGTATCGATTCCAGGGGAAGGAATTTGAGTAACGTAGTAGCAACGCTACGTGGCATATTATAATTCGTTGATgctaaaatataaaagaaattttttcttttttccattttcttctttctttttttcccgatcgtctctctctcttctctcttggtCAATCGCTGATTTATCTGAAAACTGATAAAATCAATCGATTCACCTctaattgtttgatttttccggCTTAAACTAGAGGGTTGTTGGTGTATGAAACCGATGGCTTTTCCGGAGCTCTGTTTGAtgttctaaattattattttttcacaaaCGATTCAATGGTTGGTGTGACTATCGCAGATGCATCGGTTTGTAAGttgttaggttgaaaaaaattCTATCGTGTTTTGATTTCCGATGAAGCTTGTGTAGGCTTTGTTCTGTCTAATTAATTTCTCTTTGCATGGATCTGTTCTGTGATCTTGTGTAGAATTTAGGGTCTAGTGTGCCAAAAAATTGTAAGGCTGGACAAATTAAAAAGCTTTTagttttgattgattatatCTCTGGTATTATTATTTTGCAGGGGCTTATTCGCTTGGGAGGTTTCTTTTTCTGCCTTCATTTGGTCAAACAGGTGCTGGTGGGAGGCTTTTGCCACCGCCTCTTAGTATGTTACAGGTAATTCACAGGATCTAACTTTTCTTTTGAACATTAGATACCAAAGGGATATGTTTAAGAGTATAATTTATCAGCCTAAACCATATCTCGCTGAAGCTCACATTCGCACATTAGGTTCTTGGTCTTAGCATTGTTGAGGTACCTTTAGGAGTTTGTGTACGACTGCTTGATGGGTGCTAGTAGTGAGTTTTCAAGCTGCTagtgtgttctgtttttaacAAGATGGTTGAGCAGGggttctgttctagtttcagtTGTTTAAACAGGTTATTGTGGTGAGTCTACAATGGTATATACTGTTAGTGAGATTCACTACAAGTTGAATGAAAGTGCTTCAGGTTAGAAGCTAagatgattctgtttttttctatatatgattCAAGTATATCAAAACAGCAACCCTTGTATTATTGTTCTTCTTTACGCAGTTGCTGGGCAAGTATGAGCTTAAAACAACAACCTTTGTATTATTGCTCTTCTTTACGCAGTTGTTGGGCAGGTATGAGCTTAAAACAGCAACACTTTTGAATATCAGACTTACCTTTGGAAGGAATGAAAGCA is drawn from Camelina sativa cultivar DH55 chromosome 1, Cs, whole genome shotgun sequence and contains these coding sequences:
- the LOC104702295 gene encoding uncharacterized protein LOC104702295 isoform X3, with the protein product MGIFWDIVDCEIPDGLSLDLVCENIKSALAGDGYRGKLSIHAYCEMKKSEAIVPSEFESSGIELVRAGAYSLGRFLFLPSFGQTGAGGRLLPPPLSMLQLLGRYELKTATLLNIRLTFGRNESNKHHL
- the LOC104702295 gene encoding uncharacterized protein LOC104702295 isoform X6 → MVGVTIADASVWAYSLGRFLFLPSFGQTGAGGRLLPPPLSMLQLLGKYELKTTTFVLLLFFTQLLGRYELKTATLLNIRLTFGRNESNKHHL
- the LOC104702295 gene encoding uncharacterized protein LOC104702295 isoform X1; protein product: MGIFWDIVDCEIPDGLSLDLVCENIKSALAGDGYRGKLSIHAYCEMKKSEAIVPSEFESSGIELVRAGAYSLGRFLFLPSFGQTGAGGRLLPPPLSMLQLLGKYELKTTTFVLLLFFTQLLGRYELKTATLLNIRLTFGRNESNKHHL
- the LOC104702295 gene encoding uncharacterized protein LOC104702295 isoform X4, with protein sequence MGIFWDIVDCEIPDGLSLDLVCENIKSALAGDGYRGKLSIHAYCEMKKSEAIVPSEFESSGIELVRAGAYSLGRFLFLPSFGQTGAGGRLLPPPLSMLQLLGRRVHLK
- the LOC104702295 gene encoding uncharacterized protein LOC104702295 isoform X2, whose translation is MGIFWDIVDCEIPDGLSLDLVCENIKSALAGDGYRGKLSIHAYCEMKKSEAIVPSEFESSGIELVRAGAYSLGRFLFLPSFGQTGAGGRLLPPPLSMLQLLGKYELKTTTFVLLLFFTQLLGRRVHLK
- the LOC104702295 gene encoding uncharacterized protein LOC104702295 isoform X5; translation: MVGVTIADASVCKLLGAYSLGRFLFLPSFGQTGAGGRLLPPPLSMLQLLGKYELKTTTFVLLLFFTQLLGRYELKTATLLNIRLTFGRNESNKHHL